A window from Mogibacterium neglectum encodes these proteins:
- a CDS encoding ABC transporter substrate-binding protein: MSNKKKLKAVSIALAMFMIASVLGGCTTFDNFKKTFVDKQVVGDDNIITIGIYEPSSGEFKERGEEEIRGIELANSIYNNVNGIKIRLVIVDNQSDVNSAKGAIQNLIKMKPSVILGSAGESNSMVASPYIEAAKIPTITPSAVNPLITENNKYYFRASITESQRGAGLAEYVYSVLGSRKIAAISMKNDSANTAMQRGFNSKISELEQSSAGDSSSAISSIVYQKSVDVNFESYGKLVKSIKKSGADVVVVPFGAENSDKLFSEIEKDNLEKKITFVGSSNWNGEDFTEMMKRHPKIKVVFPSDSVFSGGKTTTKSVTAETQRFIIEYAKKYGNDSEPTSNAALGYDSYLLAINAINRANSKKPEDIRKALSELSDVRGATGVFTFDKDGNPIKAVNLSTIKSGKVISLYVTNDKTTAENMGKIK; this comes from the coding sequence TTGAGTAATAAGAAGAAACTTAAAGCGGTATCTATTGCGCTAGCAATGTTTATGATAGCTAGTGTACTTGGTGGATGCACGACCTTTGACAATTTCAAAAAGACTTTTGTAGACAAGCAGGTAGTCGGTGATGATAACATCATAACCATTGGTATATATGAGCCTAGCTCTGGAGAATTTAAAGAGCGAGGCGAAGAGGAAATCAGAGGAATTGAGCTCGCGAATTCTATTTATAACAATGTAAATGGAATTAAGATTAGACTTGTTATAGTAGACAATCAGTCGGATGTCAATTCAGCGAAAGGTGCGATACAGAACCTCATAAAAATGAAACCATCTGTAATACTAGGAAGCGCTGGCGAGTCAAACTCTATGGTTGCATCTCCATATATTGAGGCTGCGAAGATCCCAACTATTACACCGTCTGCAGTGAATCCGCTGATAACCGAGAACAACAAATATTACTTCAGGGCATCTATCACTGAGTCACAGCGAGGGGCGGGATTAGCTGAATACGTTTATAGTGTGCTCGGGTCTAGAAAAATCGCGGCGATATCTATGAAGAATGACAGTGCTAATACTGCCATGCAGAGAGGCTTCAACTCCAAGATTAGCGAGCTAGAGCAGAGCTCAGCAGGTGACTCTTCTTCAGCCATTTCTTCCATAGTCTACCAGAAGTCTGTTGACGTCAATTTTGAAAGCTATGGTAAATTAGTTAAAAGTATAAAGAAATCTGGAGCAGATGTTGTAGTTGTACCGTTTGGAGCAGAGAATTCCGACAAGCTATTCTCGGAGATAGAAAAAGATAATCTAGAGAAGAAGATAACTTTCGTAGGAAGTTCAAACTGGAATGGTGAGGACTTCACTGAGATGATGAAGAGGCATCCAAAGATTAAAGTTGTATTTCCATCAGACTCTGTGTTTAGTGGTGGAAAAACAACGACAAAATCTGTAACGGCTGAGACTCAGAGATTTATTATTGAGTATGCAAAAAAGTACGGTAATGATTCCGAGCCGACGAGTAATGCTGCACTTGGATACGATTCTTATTTACTTGCGATTAATGCCATTAACAGAGCAAATTCTAAGAAACCTGAAGACATACGAAAGGCCTTATCAGAACTATCAGATGTAAGAGGTGCGACTGGTGTATTCACTTTTGATAAGGATGGAAATCCTATCAAGGCAGTAAACCTATCAACAATTAAGTCTGGAAAG
- the dusB gene encoding tRNA dihydrouridine synthase DusB yields MSGNRYIIGDVELPNPFLLAPLAGVTDAVMRRLCEEQGAAMTCTEMVSAKGLYYGDRKTPKLLYIPPESGITAVQIFGSEPDVMSYAASALNSEPNRILDINMGCPVPKVVKNGDGAALMKDSDLVYDIVYAVVKNSDKPVTVKIRKGFDDESINAVEVAKAISSAGASAVAVHGRTREQYYSGEADWDIIRQVKEAVGIPVIGNGDVFTGEDGVRMIKETGCDFVMVARGAMGNPWIFKELNAALHGEETPPRPTVRELSLMMTRHLNELVQLKDEYSAVREMRKFIAWYTKGVKGAAKLRGKINNIETHAEMKEALNIE; encoded by the coding sequence ATGTCAGGTAACAGATATATTATTGGCGATGTTGAGCTACCGAATCCGTTTTTATTAGCACCGCTTGCAGGTGTCACAGATGCCGTTATGAGGCGGCTTTGCGAGGAACAGGGTGCGGCGATGACTTGCACTGAGATGGTGAGTGCAAAAGGTCTATATTATGGAGATAGGAAGACCCCAAAGCTCCTTTACATACCACCAGAGTCTGGGATAACAGCAGTTCAGATTTTTGGCAGCGAACCTGATGTGATGTCATATGCGGCATCAGCTTTGAACTCGGAACCCAATAGGATTCTTGATATTAATATGGGTTGCCCGGTCCCTAAGGTGGTAAAGAACGGTGATGGTGCGGCTCTGATGAAGGATTCTGACCTCGTCTATGATATCGTATATGCGGTTGTGAAGAACTCTGATAAACCGGTTACAGTTAAGATAAGAAAAGGGTTCGATGATGAGTCTATCAATGCGGTAGAAGTTGCAAAAGCTATATCTAGTGCAGGTGCATCTGCTGTTGCAGTGCACGGCAGAACCCGCGAGCAGTACTATTCTGGTGAGGCTGACTGGGATATCATCAGACAAGTAAAAGAAGCTGTAGGTATACCGGTTATCGGTAACGGAGATGTATTTACGGGTGAAGACGGTGTACGCATGATAAAGGAGACTGGATGTGACTTTGTCATGGTAGCAAGAGGGGCTATGGGAAATCCCTGGATATTTAAAGAATTAAACGCAGCGCTCCATGGTGAGGAGACACCACCTCGCCCGACTGTAAGAGAGTTAAGTCTGATGATGACTAGGCACCTAAACGAACTAGTTCAATTAAAGGATGAATATTCGGCGGTAAGAGAGATGAGAAAGTTTATCGCATGGTATACTAAAGGGGTGAAAGGAGCAGCCAAACTCCGTGGTAAGATTAACAACATTGAAACACATGCAGAGATGAAAGAGGCTTTGAACATTGAGTAA
- a CDS encoding type III pantothenate kinase, translating into MLLAVDVGNTNIVIGVFSKSQLITSWRLATDSRRSADEYGILVEQMFRHEGIDPSDIDDVIISTVVPSLLFALQHMCYKYLHVSPLVVETGVKTGLKIKCDDPRQIGSDRIVNAVAAHHKYKSPLIVIDFGTATTFCAITEDGDYLGGTIAPGIKISAKALFEQTAKLPHVDLEVPGNMICKNTIEGMQSGLVYGHMGLTEYIVEGMKKELVEDYGKEYDAIKVIATGGLAPMVENGVKCIDVIEKRLTLDGLVLIYEKNKSQRKKRY; encoded by the coding sequence ATGCTCCTAGCTGTAGATGTAGGAAATACAAATATAGTGATAGGCGTGTTCAGCAAGTCGCAGCTCATTACGAGCTGGCGACTTGCTACTGATAGCAGGCGAAGTGCAGACGAGTATGGGATTCTAGTCGAGCAGATGTTCAGACATGAGGGGATTGACCCGTCTGATATCGACGATGTAATTATATCCACTGTCGTGCCTTCGCTGCTTTTTGCCTTACAGCACATGTGCTATAAGTATTTGCATGTATCACCGCTTGTTGTTGAAACAGGGGTGAAGACAGGACTTAAGATTAAATGCGACGATCCCCGCCAAATCGGTTCTGATAGGATTGTAAACGCCGTTGCTGCACATCACAAGTACAAGAGCCCACTAATAGTCATCGACTTTGGAACAGCTACAACTTTCTGCGCTATAACTGAGGATGGAGACTATCTAGGGGGTACAATTGCACCTGGAATAAAAATTTCAGCAAAGGCACTTTTCGAGCAGACGGCTAAGTTACCACACGTGGATTTGGAAGTTCCAGGAAACATGATTTGCAAGAATACCATTGAAGGCATGCAATCGGGACTAGTATACGGTCATATGGGTCTTACCGAATACATTGTTGAAGGTATGAAAAAAGAGCTCGTTGAAGATTACGGGAAAGAGTATGATGCCATTAAAGTTATCGCGACAGGAGGTCTTGCTCCAATGGTAGAGAATGGCGTTAAATGTATAGATGTTATTGAAAAGAGACTTACACTCGATGGTCTAGTACTCATCTATGAAAAAAATAAATCACAGAGGAAGAAACGTTACTAA